One Helicobacter pylori genomic window, ACGAACACAAAAAGCAGGATGCTTTAAGCATGGGGGTCAAACATTTCTACACGGACCCCAAACAATGCAAAGAGGAATTGGACTTTATCATTTCAACCATTCCTACCCATTATGATTTAAAAGACTACCTCAAGCTCTTAACTTATAGTGGCGAATTAGCCCTTGTGGGACTCCCCCCTGTAGAAATCGCTCCAGCGCTTAGCGTTTTTGATTTTATCTATTTAAGCAATCGCAAGGTTTATGGCTCATTGATTGGGGGCATTAAAGAAACCCAAGAGATGATGGATTTTTCTATCAAACACAATATTTACCCTGAAATAGATTTGATCTTAGGCAAGGATATTGACACCGCTTATCACAACCTAACCCATGGGAAAGCGAAATTCCGCTATGTGATTGATATGAAAAAATCGTTTGATTAAAAGCTTTGGCTCTAGCTCTTTTTTAAGAGCTTGAGTTGGATTAGGATTTTTTTCACCAGTGCATGGAGTTTTAGAATTTTAAGGGTTTTACTAATAAAACTCTTGAGCGGTATTGAAATGCAGTATTTGAATAGTCTTCGCCTTGCGTTTTGGGGAATCTCATGAATGTGTAAAAAATAATGTTTTAAAAATGTCTTAAAAGCGTCATGGGCAATCTGTTCTTCTGCTTTCCATAAAGGAAAGTAGTAATGATAAGCGGCAATGCTGTGGTAGTGGTGCCATTTTTCTCCACCTATCTCCCCACCCCCCGTGATCAAATAAGACCAATCGCTCATAAATGGGGTTTTAGCCAAAGCGTTCAGCCATAAATCCGCTTTCAAACCAAAAGGATATATCCAAGGCTTGATTTGAAAATAAGGATGAGAGTCGTATTGTATAACGATGGGTTCTCTTAGGGCTTGTTTAATGGTATTATGATAAATTGCATTGGCTACGCCCTTTAAATGCTCTTCAGAAAGACTATAATAGTGTGGGAAAATGCAATACTCTATTTTTAATGGCGCGATCTTTGAACGACAAAATTCTGTCAATTGCGGTTCTTTATCTATTTTTTGCACGCGTATGATTTCTAATA contains:
- a CDS encoding glycosyltransferase, which produces MTSASSHSFKEQDFHIPIAFAFDKNYLIPAGACLYSLLESIAKANKKIRYTLHALVVGLNEEDKAKLNQIAEPFKEFAVLEVKDIEPFLDTIPNPFDEDFTKRFSKMVLVKYFLADLFPKYSKMVWSDVDVIFCNEFSADFLSIEENDENYFYGVYDKIYPYEGFFYCNLTYQRKNQFCKKILEIIRVQKIDKEPQLTEFCRSKIAPLKIEYCIFPHYYSLSEEHLKGVANAIYHNTIKQALREPIVIQYDSHPYFQIKPWIYPFGLKADLWLNALAKTPFMSDWSYLITGGGEIGGEKWHHYHSIAAYHYYFPLWKAEEQIAHDAFKTFLKHYFLHIHEIPQNARRRLFKYCISIPLKSFISKTLKILKLHALVKKILIQLKLLKKS